The Impatiens glandulifera chromosome 3, dImpGla2.1, whole genome shotgun sequence genome contains a region encoding:
- the LOC124929368 gene encoding uncharacterized protein LOC124929368 produces the protein MANSEREWTDDDREVNLEENNLDDFTTDASSSNSGSSRFRLTERLADILVQEGDGDLLLQRNDQEDGVFQFLRALDLQVMGACRADERLKPLLKLHVSGGGSEDRLLSHLSQHFEPSEIGMLARCLCIPLVSIRVGKINKQGALMCPTGTRGNLDLTFVPTTSDLRISFVGDDGQTERLTTIKRACPSASVERISADKSGRSFLIKTPEGEVFYFWWSEKSKLVGDELLKKMENLIEEKPSLAELTGICESRLNQFASHLRAYFVGSIAFNANNPPKTVPLAAALTNSPRFRNQAGGGKHSTTGCSSIHQCSLGPRWNSFKECPPKNLLSSLRNVAKDKLKRKFSSIDDLSPLILDTKCLNIWKEDSNKHQLQQQQAMGLLCFSSEALEKSDTSTSSSSSSSLFVPEQQPLFRLPIMVSSSQKIPSFSPYMDNIDIITSGIAALGLVSLSDRTHGTASDHDESNGEDDSCIRRAGLGEDGS, from the exons ATGGCTAATTCCGAGAGAGAATGGACGGATGACGACCGGGAGGTGAACTTGGAAGAGAATAATCTTGATGATTTCACAACTGACGCTTCTTCGTCAAATTCGGGTAGCTCAAGGTTTAGGCTCACGGAGCGACTGGCGGATATTCTCGTCCAGGAAGGCGATGGAGATTTGCTTCTTCAACGTAACGATCAGGAAGATGGAGTTTTTCAGTTTCTTCGGGCTCTCGACTTGCAGGTTATGGGTGCCTGCCGTGCAGATGAGAGGTTGAAGCCCCTGTTGAAGCTGCACGTCTCCGGCGGCGGCTCCGAGGATCGCTTGTTATCTCATCTCAGTCAA CACTTTGAGCCCTCTGAAATTGGTATGCTCGCCaggtgtttgtgtattcctttggtttccattcgtgtCGGAAAGATTAATAAGCAAGGGGCACTTATGTGCCCAACTGGAACAAG GGGGAATTTGGATCTCACATTTGTGCCTACTACCTCTGACTTACGGATCTCATTTGTTGGGGATGATGGCCAGACAGAGAGACTAACAACCATAAAGAGAGCCTGCCCCTCTGCATCAGTTGAAAGAATCTCAGCTGACAAATCTGGACGTTCTTTCCTAATAAAGACACCAGAAGGGGAGGTTTTTTACTTTTGGTGGTCCGAGAAATCCAAACTTGTTGGGGACGAGTTACTTAAGAAG ATGGAGAATTTGATAGAAGAGAAACCATCGCTTGCTGAGCTTACAGGAATCTGTGAATCCCGACTTAACCAGTTTGCAAGTCATCTGAGAGCTTATTTTGTTGGGTCAATTGCATTTAACGCTAATAATCCCCCCAAGACTGTACCTTTGGCTGCTGCATTAACAAATTCCCCTCGATTTCGAAACCAGGCAGGAGGGGGGAAACATAGCACTACTGGTTGTTCATCAATCCACCAATGTAGCTTAGGTCCTCGATGGAATTCTTTTAAGGAGTGCCCACCTAAAAATCTGTTGTCTTCTCTTAGGAATGTGGCGAAAGACAAGCTTAAGCGCAAGTTTTCTAGTATTGACGACTTATCACCATTGATCTTGGATacaaaatgtttaaatatttggaAAGAAGACAGCAACAAGCATCAGCTGCAGCAGCAACAAGCCATGGGATTATTATGCTTTTCATCAGAAGCACTTGAAAAATCTGACACCTCgacatcgtcgtcatcatcatcgtctcTCTTTGTTCCAGAGCAACAACCACTTTTCAGGCTGCCCATTATGGTTTCTTCCTCACAGAAGATTCCGAGTTTCAGTCCTTACATGGATAACATAGATATTATCACGAGTGGGATTGCTGCATTGGGATTAGTTTCTCTATCGGACCGAACACATGGAACGGCATCAGATCATGATGAAAGCAATGGGGAGGACGACTCTTGTATTAGAAGAGCCGGTTTGGGAGAGGATGGAAGttga
- the LOC124929369 gene encoding protein LIGHT-DEPENDENT SHORT HYPOCOTYLS 2-like produces MEFLTVPSNPNNFLTIPTTSTINMITPSKISGIMSSPAMMTMTSSTPPLLSPGPVISRYENQKRRDWNTFCQYLRSHHRPPLPLALCGGAHIVEFLRYLDQFGKTKVHHRGCPFFGMPCPPAPCPCPLRQAWGSLDALVGRLRAAYEEYGGGRPDTNPFGARHVRIFLREVREFQTKSRGISYEKKRKRGKQKQIQIMQHDQNLQAQSNSIPIT; encoded by the coding sequence ATGGAGTTTCTAACAGTCCCTTCAAACCCTAATAATTTCCTCACCATCCCAACCACAAGCACCATTAACATGATCACCCCATCAAAGATCTCCGGCATCATGTCCTCGCCGGCGATGATGACGATGACGTCATCCACACCCCCATTACTGTCTCCTGGACCGGTAATAAGCCGGTACGAGAATCAGAAACGGAGGGACTGGAACACTTTCTGCCAATACCTCCGCAGCCACCACCGCCCTCCCTTGCCCCTCGCTCTCTGCGGTGGGGCCCACATTGTCGAGTTTCTCAGGTACCTCGACCAGTTCGGAAAGACTAAGGTTCACCACCGTGGCTGCCCCTTCTTCGGCATGCCGTGTCCTCCCGCCCCGTGCCCCTGCCCGCTGCGTCAGGCTTGGGGCAGCCTGGACGCCCTGGTCGGGCGGCTGAGGGCGGCGTACGAGGAATACGGAGGTGGACGGCCGGATACTAACCCGTTTGGGGCCCGGCACGTGAGGATCTTCCTTAGGGAGGTTAGGGAGTTTCAGACGAAATCTAGAGGGATAAGTTATGAGAAGAAGAGGAAAAGAGGAAAACAGAAGCAGATTCAAATTATGCAACATGATCAGAATCTACAAGCTCAGTCGAATTCTATCCCTAttacctaa